The following are from one region of the Equus przewalskii isolate Varuska chromosome 21, EquPr2, whole genome shotgun sequence genome:
- the SYCP2 gene encoding synaptonemal complex protein 2 isoform X6 codes for MTPNKNITKKVNQTVPVGRTRLPRRAAKTKKNYKDLSNSESESEQEFSHSFKEKLLVKDENIRSRSKTTKLPKKQQNAFSADTKKDISKQWKNSSLLKDTVRDNSHDLSPISLSGSPSSIEVMRCNLGIEKMTEQDFTQDDNCITKSVSPYPKTSSPESLNSKYGAGGPIKSPKNSEKNSLCARESCSPIPGSFFLESHSASPLSMSSEGREKIWRDMPCDSSHVSGPTQHLSRKRMYIEDNLSNADEVELEEEVEGRANMLPKKLSKTKDAGHHTYKVSESISPLSTNVFSIHGENWETEISDVGMMCEQFHTEVGRKIQIRYRMMDYFTKQSWKIAQQHLKTMNHQIQEYRIKKLDKFQFIIIEELENFEKDSQSLKDLEKEFVDFWEKLFQKFNAYQKSEQQRLHLLKASLEKNVFYNTDYEETIFTSEMCLMKENMKMLQDRLLKEMQEEELLNVRRGLMSLFMAHERNVNV; via the exons ATG ACACCCAACAAAAACATCACCAAAAAGGTAAATCAGACAGTTCCAGTTGGGAGAACCAGACTTCCACGGAGAGcggcaaaaaccaaaaaaaattataaagatctCTCAAATTCAGAATCAGAGAGTGAACAAGAattttcacattcatttaaagaaaaattgctaGTAAAG GACGAGAATATCCGTTCCAGAAGCAAAACCACGAAGCTGCCAAAGAAGCAACAGAATGCCTTCTCTGCTGATACAAAAAAGGATATATCAAAACAATGGAAAAACTCATCTCTACTAAAAGATACTGTGAGAGATAATAGCCATGACTTATCTCCTATATCTTTATCTGGGAGTCCATCATCTATAGAAGTAATGAGAT GCAATTTAGGTATAGAGAAAATGACAGAACAGGATTTTACTCAAGATGATAACTGTATAACAAAATCTGTATCACCTTATCCAAAAACTTCATCACCTGAATCCTTGAACAGTAAATATGGAGCTGGAGGTCCAATAAAGTCACccaaaaacagtgagaaaaattCACTATGTGCAAGAGAAAGTTGCTCACCAATTCCAGGATCATTCTTTTTG GAAAGTCATTCAGCATCTCCATTATCCATGTCtagtgaaggaagagagaaaatatggcGTGACATGCCCTGTGACTCTTCTCATGTATCAG GCCCTACACAACATCTTAGTCGCAAACGAATGTACATAGAAGATAATCTAAGTAATGCTGATGAAGTAGAACtggaagaggaagtggaagggAGAGCAAATATGCTTCCCAAAAAGCTATCTAAAACCAAAGATGCAGGTCATCACACTTACAAAG tGTCTGAAAGTATATCTCCATTATCAacaaatgtattttctattcATGGGGAGAACTGGGAAACTGAAATTTCAGATGTAGGGATGATGTGTGAGCAGTTCCATACAGAAGTTGGGAGGAAAATTCAG ATCCGTTACAGAATGATGGATTATTTTACTAAGCAGTCTTGGAAAATAGCCCAACAACATCTGAAAACAATGAACCATCAGATTCAGGAGTATAG gaTCAAAAAACTTGATAAATTCCAATTCATCATCATAGAGGAGctagagaattttgaaaaagattcaCAGTCTTTAAAAGATTTGGAGAAGGAGTTTGTG GACTTTTGGGAAAAGCTATTTCAGAAGTTCAATGCCTATCAAAAAAGTGAACAGCAGAG GCTTCACCTTTTGAAAGCTTCACTGGAGAAAAATGTCTTCTACAACACTGATTATGAAGAAACTATTTTTACATCTGAg atgtgtttgatgaaagaaaacatgaaaatgctGCAAGACAGGCTTCTTAAGGAAATG CAAGAAGAGGAGCTTCTTAATGTAC